The proteins below are encoded in one region of Caballeronia sp. SL2Y3:
- a CDS encoding IclR family transcriptional regulator: MKQESSVIGAERLLLVLTALASHGKAMSVKDMLGVTGLAQSTLYRQIALLKRWGFVTEDAGCYAPGPVSLQLALGFDINSMLGEASRDGMSELSRATQESVGLIIAVNDQVICLEMVESTHSLRCSFEKGRAVPLRAGASAKSLLAFMAEKTRSETLERQFAGDGAARAALEAELERIRSRGYAVSDSEVDPGVWGVSAPVFRRLSRGAGASASITLMAPSSRAVGREQQLADWTVRTANGISARLQSA, encoded by the coding sequence GTGAAACAGGAATCCAGCGTCATTGGCGCCGAGCGTCTGCTGCTCGTACTTACTGCACTCGCGAGCCACGGTAAAGCCATGTCCGTGAAGGACATGCTTGGCGTGACCGGCCTCGCGCAAAGCACGCTCTATCGCCAAATCGCGCTCCTTAAGCGCTGGGGCTTCGTGACGGAAGACGCGGGCTGCTATGCCCCCGGTCCCGTGAGCTTGCAGCTCGCACTCGGCTTCGACATCAATTCGATGCTGGGCGAAGCGAGCCGCGACGGCATGTCGGAGCTTTCGCGCGCGACGCAGGAGAGCGTCGGGCTCATCATCGCCGTGAACGACCAGGTGATCTGCCTCGAGATGGTCGAGAGCACGCACTCGCTGCGTTGCTCGTTCGAAAAAGGCCGCGCGGTTCCGTTGCGCGCGGGCGCGTCGGCCAAGTCGCTGCTCGCCTTCATGGCCGAGAAAACGCGCAGTGAAACGCTCGAACGCCAGTTCGCCGGCGACGGAGCCGCGCGCGCCGCCCTCGAAGCGGAACTGGAGCGCATCCGCTCGCGCGGTTACGCCGTGAGCGACAGCGAAGTCGATCCCGGCGTCTGGGGCGTGAGCGCGCCCGTTTTCCGGCGCCTCTCGCGCGGCGCGGGCGCGAGCGCATCGATCACGCTGATGGCCCCATCGTCGCGCGCCGTGGGCCGCGAACAGCAACTCGCCGACTGGACCGTGCGCACGGCCAACGGCATATCCGCCCGGCTGCAGTCCGCCTGA
- a CDS encoding transporter substrate-binding domain-containing protein — protein sequence MKLKNLLSAATLGMALLTAIAPGNAAAQDSNVLNVATDATFPPMEFVDKGQRTGFDIDIMNALANAMGKQVQWTDIDFKGLIPGLVARRFDAAISGIYITPERAQVVDFTQPYFAGGLSALVKADSPIKTLADLNGKKVTVQVGTKSVNFLRDNYPQVQRVEVEKNQEMFDLVGIGRADAAVTGKPAAFQFVRTRPGFRVLDKELTTEAYGIAVRKDEPQLRDQMNAALAKIKADGTYDAIVKKWFGTSASTTASTK from the coding sequence ATGAAACTGAAGAACCTTCTCTCCGCCGCGACTCTCGGCATGGCGCTGCTGACGGCGATCGCACCCGGCAACGCAGCCGCGCAGGATTCGAACGTGCTCAACGTCGCGACCGATGCCACTTTCCCGCCGATGGAATTCGTCGACAAGGGCCAGCGCACCGGCTTCGACATCGACATCATGAACGCGCTAGCGAATGCAATGGGCAAGCAGGTTCAGTGGACCGACATCGACTTCAAGGGGCTGATTCCCGGTCTCGTGGCACGACGCTTCGACGCGGCCATCTCGGGCATCTACATCACGCCGGAGCGCGCGCAAGTCGTCGATTTCACGCAGCCGTACTTCGCGGGCGGCCTCTCCGCCCTCGTCAAGGCGGACTCGCCGATCAAGACCCTCGCCGATCTCAACGGCAAGAAAGTGACCGTGCAGGTCGGCACGAAGTCGGTCAATTTCCTGCGCGACAACTATCCGCAGGTGCAGCGCGTCGAAGTGGAAAAAAATCAGGAGATGTTCGATCTCGTCGGGATCGGCCGTGCTGATGCCGCCGTGACCGGCAAGCCCGCCGCGTTCCAGTTCGTGCGCACGCGCCCCGGTTTTCGCGTGCTCGACAAGGAGCTGACGACCGAAGCGTACGGCATTGCCGTGCGCAAGGACGAGCCGCAACTGCGCGACCAGATGAATGCCGCGCTCGCGAAGATCAAGGCGGACGGCACCTACGACGCCATCGTGAAGAAGTGGTTCGGCACGAGCGCCAGCACCACGGCGAGCACGAAATAA
- the hutG gene encoding N-formylglutamate deformylase, protein MNDLFSLERGDAPLMISIPHLGTQIPDALRDRYTDIALTVADTDWHLDRLYEFARALGATILGARVSRYVIDLNRPSNDESLYPGQTTTSLCPTETFRGEPLYREGCAPDAADRSRRVATYWQPYHDALHEEVTRLRRQHRNVLLWEAHSIASVLPRLFEGKLPDLNIGTQDGRTAAPSVQEAVQRVAAASPFTWIANGRFKGGFITRHAGAPHDGVHAVQLEMCQSTYMSENAPFDYLPEVAKKVEPVVRGMVNGALDAVVELTRNGSPS, encoded by the coding sequence ATGAACGATCTTTTCTCACTCGAACGCGGCGACGCGCCGCTGATGATTTCCATTCCCCATCTGGGCACGCAGATCCCGGATGCTCTGCGCGACCGGTACACCGATATCGCGTTGACGGTCGCTGACACTGACTGGCATCTGGACCGTCTCTACGAATTCGCCCGCGCCCTCGGTGCCACGATTCTCGGTGCGCGCGTGTCGCGCTACGTGATCGACCTGAACCGGCCGTCGAACGACGAAAGCCTGTATCCGGGGCAGACGACCACGTCGTTGTGCCCGACTGAAACGTTTCGCGGTGAGCCGCTGTATCGCGAGGGCTGCGCGCCGGACGCGGCCGATCGCAGCCGCCGCGTGGCCACTTACTGGCAGCCGTATCACGACGCCCTGCATGAAGAAGTGACGCGCCTGCGCCGCCAGCATCGCAACGTGTTGCTGTGGGAAGCGCACTCGATCGCAAGCGTGCTGCCGCGCCTTTTCGAGGGCAAGCTGCCGGACCTGAACATCGGCACCCAGGATGGCCGCACCGCCGCGCCTTCCGTGCAGGAAGCGGTGCAGCGCGTCGCCGCGGCGAGTCCGTTCACGTGGATTGCGAACGGCCGCTTCAAGGGCGGCTTTATCACACGGCACGCCGGCGCTCCGCATGACGGCGTGCATGCGGTGCAACTGGAGATGTGCCAGTCCACCTACATGAGCGAGAACGCGCCGTTCGACTATCTGCCCGAGGTCGCGAAGAAGGTGGAGCCGGTGGTACGCGGCATGGTGAATGGTGCGCTCGACGCAGTCGTCGAGCTGACTCGGAACGGCTCGCCCTCTTAG
- a CDS encoding formimidoylglutamate deiminase codes for MNSSPKSLFAAHALLPDGWRTNVLIEWNDAGTLVAVTPDTTTAPAHAGLAAGPVIPGMPNLHSHAFQRAMAGLTEYRANPTDSFWSWRDLMYRFAARITPEALGAIARWLYVEMLKAGYTSVCEFHYVHHAQDGSRHAHPAELAQRVVDAASETGIGMTMLPVLYQYSGFGAQPPRADQRRFINATDAFLELLGALRAARPEHGALRYGIAPHSLRAVSEDSLRAALEGLDAMLPGAPVHIHIAEQSAEVDACVAALGARPVQWLLERFDVDARWCLVHATHVDERETLALAKSGAIAGLCLTTEANLGDGLFPASDYLDAGGAFGVGSDSHIGVDWRAELRLLEYGQRLVRRQRNVLASLQAAYVADCLFQGALAGGARATGRAAGALEPGARADWIVLDPDHPALAEQTSATWLSSVVFCEHGETPVRDVFVGGERVIHERRHRDEARHYADYRRALAQLLADA; via the coding sequence TTGAATTCATCCCCGAAATCGCTCTTCGCAGCGCATGCGCTGCTGCCGGACGGCTGGCGCACCAACGTGCTGATCGAGTGGAACGACGCGGGTACGCTCGTCGCCGTCACGCCTGACACGACCACCGCGCCGGCGCACGCCGGGCTCGCAGCGGGGCCGGTCATTCCGGGCATGCCGAACCTGCATTCGCACGCGTTTCAGCGCGCCATGGCCGGCCTCACGGAATACCGCGCCAATCCCACGGACAGCTTTTGGAGCTGGCGCGACCTCATGTACCGCTTCGCCGCACGCATCACGCCCGAAGCGCTCGGTGCGATAGCGCGCTGGCTGTATGTGGAGATGCTCAAGGCGGGCTATACGTCCGTCTGTGAGTTCCACTACGTGCACCACGCGCAGGACGGCAGCCGTCACGCGCATCCGGCCGAACTCGCGCAGCGCGTCGTGGATGCCGCGAGCGAGACCGGCATCGGCATGACGATGCTGCCGGTGCTCTATCAGTACAGCGGCTTCGGCGCACAACCGCCGCGCGCCGACCAGCGCCGCTTCATCAACGCGACCGACGCCTTTCTGGAGCTTCTCGGCGCGCTGCGCGCCGCGCGTCCGGAACACGGCGCGCTGCGTTACGGAATCGCGCCGCACTCACTGCGCGCTGTATCGGAGGATTCATTGCGCGCCGCGCTCGAAGGACTCGACGCGATGTTGCCCGGAGCACCCGTGCATATCCACATTGCGGAGCAGAGCGCGGAAGTCGATGCCTGCGTCGCGGCGCTCGGCGCACGGCCCGTGCAATGGCTGCTCGAACGTTTCGACGTCGACGCGCGCTGGTGCCTCGTGCATGCGACGCACGTCGACGAACGCGAAACGCTGGCACTCGCGAAGAGCGGCGCGATAGCGGGCCTGTGCCTCACGACTGAAGCGAATCTCGGCGACGGCCTGTTCCCCGCAAGCGACTACCTCGATGCAGGAGGCGCATTCGGCGTCGGCTCGGATAGCCATATCGGCGTGGACTGGCGCGCGGAACTGCGCCTGCTCGAATATGGCCAGCGGCTCGTGCGGCGTCAGCGCAACGTGCTGGCCTCGCTGCAGGCAGCGTATGTCGCCGACTGCCTGTTCCAGGGCGCGCTTGCGGGCGGCGCACGTGCCACCGGCCGCGCGGCCGGCGCCCTCGAGCCGGGCGCGCGGGCGGACTGGATCGTGCTCGATCCCGACCATCCCGCTCTCGCCGAGCAGACCAGCGCGACGTGGCTGTCGTCCGTCGTGTTCTGCGAGCACGGGGAAACACCGGTGCGCGACGTCTTCGTCGGCGGCGAGCGCGTGATCCACGAGCGCCGTCATCGCGACGAAGCGAGGCATTACGCAGACTATCGCCGGGCGCTAGCACAGCTGCTCGCCGACGCCTGA
- a CDS encoding erythromycin esterase family protein encodes METTMDAFAQAGDRNAAHGQPARRALPELIRASAERLPVFDAPEFAQAFDRFADKRVVLLGEASHGTAEFYEARAAITRRLIERHGFDFVAVEADWPDAALIDEHVRGRPRARPDAQPFRRFPTWMWRNAEFAAFIAWLREHNATLKERHRAAFYGLDLYSLSESIAAVLAYLDVHDPEAARVARVRYGCLTPWQKDPSVYGRAAWQAGFGKCEEAVVAQLRDLLDKRFASAASDPALLDATHNARLVAAAEQYYRAMYSGSAESWNLRDTHMFDTLHSLLDARGAQSRAVVWAHNSHLGDASATEMGRTRGELNVGQLCRERFGEQAALIGFGTHTGTVAAASDWDEPMQIMQVRPSREDSYEFQFHAAGVSPCFVDFRAGADDALRGALSEARLERFIGVIYRPDTELYSHYAQADLSNQFDAYVWFDTTRAVSALSSSDAAGDKSAGADTPETFPFGV; translated from the coding sequence ATGGAAACGACTATGGATGCGTTCGCGCAAGCCGGGGACAGGAATGCGGCGCATGGGCAACCGGCGCGGCGCGCGTTGCCCGAGCTCATTCGCGCATCGGCGGAGCGGCTGCCCGTGTTCGATGCACCCGAATTCGCGCAAGCCTTCGATCGCTTCGCAGACAAGCGGGTCGTGCTCTTGGGCGAGGCGAGTCACGGCACGGCCGAATTCTACGAAGCGCGCGCCGCAATCACGCGGCGGCTGATCGAGCGGCATGGATTCGACTTCGTCGCGGTCGAAGCGGACTGGCCGGATGCGGCGCTGATCGACGAACATGTGCGCGGACGTCCCCGCGCCCGTCCCGACGCGCAGCCGTTCCGCCGCTTCCCGACGTGGATGTGGCGCAATGCGGAGTTTGCCGCGTTCATCGCGTGGCTACGCGAGCACAATGCCACGCTAAAGGAACGGCATCGGGCGGCCTTCTATGGCCTGGACCTTTACAGTCTCTCGGAATCCATTGCCGCCGTCCTGGCTTACCTCGACGTGCACGATCCCGAGGCGGCGCGCGTCGCCCGGGTGCGCTACGGGTGTCTCACGCCGTGGCAGAAAGATCCTTCCGTCTATGGCCGTGCCGCGTGGCAGGCGGGCTTCGGCAAGTGCGAGGAGGCAGTCGTTGCGCAGCTACGCGACTTGCTCGACAAGCGCTTCGCGTCGGCCGCGAGCGATCCGGCGCTCCTCGACGCGACGCACAACGCGCGTCTGGTCGCCGCGGCGGAGCAGTACTATCGCGCGATGTACAGCGGCTCGGCCGAAAGCTGGAATCTGCGGGACACGCATATGTTCGACACGCTGCACAGCCTGCTCGATGCGCGCGGAGCGCAATCGCGCGCGGTGGTGTGGGCGCACAACTCGCATTTGGGCGACGCATCGGCGACGGAAATGGGCCGCACGCGCGGCGAGCTCAACGTCGGACAGCTTTGCCGCGAACGCTTCGGCGAGCAAGCGGCGCTGATCGGCTTCGGCACGCACACCGGAACGGTCGCCGCGGCTTCCGACTGGGACGAGCCGATGCAGATCATGCAGGTGCGGCCCTCGCGCGAAGACAGCTACGAGTTCCAGTTCCATGCGGCGGGCGTAAGCCCGTGTTTCGTCGATTTTCGCGCCGGTGCGGACGATGCGCTACGCGGCGCGCTGAGCGAAGCGCGCCTCGAACGTTTCATCGGCGTGATCTATCGGCCGGACACCGAGCTATACAGTCATTACGCGCAGGCCGACCTCTCCAATCAATTCGATGCCTACGTCTGGTTCGACACGACACGCGCGGTCAGCGCCCTATCGTCGTCCGATGCGGCGGGGGACAAGTCGGCCGGCGCCGACACGCCGGAGACGTTTCCGTTCGGCGTCTGA
- a CDS encoding FAD-dependent oxidoreductase: MPCFFRTFCQQVAVIASDNDALTQQERALAAENAIELIMTETLELSGSSEAPFSVACQNGRRHAFDAIYPVLGCLPQANLLSGLDVQRDNDGMIVTDKHQRTSVDGLYAAGDAVNSLNQICVAIGEAAVASLAIHRTLPANPL, from the coding sequence ATGCCTTGTTTTTTCCGCACCTTCTGTCAGCAGGTGGCGGTCATCGCCTCCGATAACGATGCGCTGACTCAACAAGAGCGCGCCCTCGCGGCGGAGAACGCCATCGAGTTGATCATGACTGAAACGCTCGAGTTGTCGGGCAGCTCCGAGGCGCCCTTCAGCGTTGCCTGCCAGAATGGGCGCCGACATGCATTCGATGCGATCTATCCGGTGCTCGGCTGTCTCCCGCAAGCAAACCTCTTGAGCGGCTTGGATGTGCAGCGAGACAACGACGGAATGATTGTCACCGATAAGCACCAGCGGACAAGCGTAGACGGACTATACGCTGCGGGCGATGCAGTGAATTCACTGAATCAGATCTGCGTCGCGATTGGCGAGGCTGCGGTTGCTTCCCTTGCTATCCATCGAACTCTGCCAGCCAATCCGCTTTAG
- a CDS encoding amino acid ABC transporter ATP-binding protein: MSSAQPIVSIRELTKSFGAHRVLNGIDFDIEPSQVVVVIGPSGSGKSTFLRCCNGLEQPERGTIDICGHRLVDHGTMLKDRSLNALRTEVGMVFQSFNLFPHLSVLHNITVGPRMLRGVSKADAEAAALALLRKVGLEHKAHAMPASLSGGQKQRVAIARALAMQPRVMLFDEPTSALDPELVGEVLQVMKLLAAEGMTMLVVTHEMGFAKEVADVVVVMDGGEIVEAGPPAQIFSTPSQPRTRSFLQAVLSRA, from the coding sequence ATGAGCAGCGCTCAACCTATCGTCAGCATTCGCGAACTCACGAAGTCGTTCGGCGCGCATCGCGTACTGAATGGCATCGACTTCGACATTGAGCCCAGCCAGGTCGTGGTGGTGATCGGGCCGAGCGGTTCCGGCAAGAGCACGTTTCTGCGGTGCTGCAACGGGCTGGAGCAGCCCGAGCGAGGAACGATCGACATCTGCGGCCACCGGCTCGTCGATCACGGCACGATGCTCAAGGACCGCTCGCTGAACGCCCTGCGCACCGAAGTCGGCATGGTGTTCCAGTCGTTCAACCTGTTCCCGCATCTCTCGGTGCTGCACAACATCACGGTAGGTCCGCGCATGCTGCGCGGCGTCTCGAAAGCCGACGCGGAAGCCGCCGCGCTCGCCCTGCTCAGGAAGGTGGGCCTCGAGCACAAGGCGCATGCGATGCCCGCGAGCCTTTCGGGCGGCCAGAAGCAGCGCGTCGCCATAGCGCGCGCATTGGCGATGCAGCCGCGCGTCATGCTCTTCGACGAACCGACGTCGGCGCTCGATCCCGAGCTCGTGGGCGAAGTGCTGCAGGTGATGAAGCTGCTCGCCGCCGAAGGCATGACGATGCTCGTCGTCACGCACGAGATGGGCTTCGCGAAGGAAGTGGCGGATGTCGTGGTCGTGATGGACGGCGGCGAGATCGTCGAAGCGGGACCGCCCGCACAGATCTTTTCGACGCCGTCGCAGCCACGCACCCGTTCGTTTCTGCAGGCAGTGCTGTCGCGCGCATGA
- a CDS encoding NAD(P)/FAD-dependent oxidoreductase: protein MNDPIVDCIIVGGGPAGLTAALYLARFRRSTVVIDDGQSRASLIPVVRNLAGFESGINGNALLAKMRRQIECYDVPLVEGRVTTITRTHGGFLVEYRSTSGPSSRSLAARHVLLACGIRDKLPPIDDAIALTQEGLLRFCAICDGFEAQGKRIAMLGPASRALSHALFFPHLLSAGGGHRLR from the coding sequence ATGAACGATCCGATCGTTGATTGCATTATTGTCGGTGGCGGGCCCGCCGGCCTCACCGCCGCCCTCTATCTCGCACGATTCAGGCGATCGACGGTCGTGATCGACGACGGTCAGAGCAGAGCGTCACTCATCCCCGTCGTACGTAACCTCGCCGGCTTCGAGAGCGGCATCAATGGAAACGCACTGCTTGCCAAGATGCGTCGCCAGATCGAGTGTTACGACGTGCCACTCGTCGAAGGCCGAGTCACGACGATAACGCGAACGCACGGCGGATTTCTCGTCGAATACCGCAGCACGAGTGGTCCTTCGTCCCGCAGCCTGGCGGCACGTCATGTACTGCTCGCATGTGGAATCCGGGACAAGCTTCCGCCGATCGACGACGCCATTGCGCTGACCCAGGAAGGATTGCTCCGTTTCTGCGCGATATGCGACGGTTTCGAGGCGCAGGGCAAGCGGATTGCAATGCTAGGTCCGGCATCGCGGGCGCTGTCGCATGCCTTGTTTTTTCCGCACCTTCTGTCAGCAGGTGGCGGTCATCGCCTCCGATAA
- a CDS encoding argininosuccinate lyase → MFRKRAISLAALLLMHAAAVTAQAEQAPARDEFYWLGEINKATAVINTDEGLLDKSLAPHIAAGVAKVIHDGNQPGAKRPSTVITFEPLMIQAAGMDVTLLHAGRSSQDMHATYRAAILRDDMLRLADQLDKTATTIVKLAQQHEHTIVPNYTNGVAAQPNSYGHYLLGYAAALDRDAQRIREAYARVDLSPMGTTVLNGTSWPLDRARMAKYLGFPGIVDNAYDAHQIAAVDHPVEVASIVTSIALHAGSFIEDVMTQYAEPRPWILLQEGGSNTYVSSAMPQKRNPGLLNSTRADASTAITLAMGPVIRAHNLPPGMPDAKDVSDNKEMIDSAITVLKKWDKIMNALVIDQKRALEELDSDWTASQEVADVLMRKYKLPFRLGHHFASEVVEYARANNIKPSDFPYDEAKRIYAETTKGYAESNGVLPMSEAEFRATLDPVAIVNDRRTVGGPQPVEMERMLKEANGKLAQQSEWIADQRRIIDSSLAKLDRDFDKLLPKQ, encoded by the coding sequence ATGTTCCGAAAGCGAGCCATTTCCTTAGCTGCTTTGTTGCTGATGCACGCCGCGGCTGTCACCGCGCAGGCCGAGCAAGCGCCCGCCCGCGACGAGTTCTACTGGCTGGGCGAAATCAACAAGGCGACCGCCGTCATCAACACCGACGAGGGCTTGCTGGACAAGTCGCTTGCGCCGCACATCGCGGCCGGCGTCGCCAAGGTGATTCACGACGGCAACCAGCCCGGGGCAAAGCGTCCATCCACCGTCATCACGTTCGAACCGCTGATGATCCAGGCCGCCGGCATGGATGTGACGCTGCTGCACGCCGGGCGTTCGAGCCAGGACATGCACGCGACCTACCGAGCGGCGATCCTGCGTGACGACATGCTCCGCCTGGCCGACCAGCTCGACAAGACCGCGACGACCATCGTCAAGCTCGCGCAACAGCACGAACATACCATCGTGCCGAACTACACCAACGGCGTGGCGGCGCAGCCCAACAGCTACGGACACTACCTGCTAGGCTACGCGGCCGCGCTCGACCGCGACGCGCAGCGCATCCGTGAAGCGTATGCGCGCGTCGACCTGAGTCCGATGGGCACCACGGTCCTCAATGGCACGAGTTGGCCGCTGGACCGCGCGCGCATGGCGAAGTATCTGGGCTTCCCGGGCATTGTCGACAACGCCTATGACGCGCATCAGATTGCAGCGGTCGATCATCCCGTGGAAGTCGCTTCGATCGTAACGAGCATCGCGTTGCATGCGGGCAGCTTCATCGAGGATGTCATGACGCAGTACGCGGAGCCGAGACCGTGGATTCTGCTGCAAGAGGGCGGCAGCAATACCTACGTGTCGAGCGCCATGCCGCAGAAGCGCAACCCTGGATTGCTGAACTCCACGCGCGCCGACGCATCGACCGCTATCACGCTCGCGATGGGTCCGGTCATCCGCGCCCATAACCTCCCGCCGGGCATGCCCGACGCGAAGGACGTGAGCGACAACAAGGAGATGATCGACAGCGCGATAACTGTGCTCAAGAAGTGGGACAAGATCATGAACGCGCTCGTCATCGACCAGAAGCGCGCGCTGGAAGAACTGGACAGCGACTGGACGGCGTCTCAGGAAGTCGCAGATGTGCTCATGCGCAAGTACAAACTGCCTTTCCGCCTCGGACACCACTTCGCGTCGGAGGTCGTCGAGTACGCGCGCGCCAACAACATCAAGCCGAGCGACTTCCCGTACGACGAGGCTAAGCGCATCTACGCCGAGACGACCAAGGGTTATGCCGAGAGCAACGGCGTGCTGCCCATGAGCGAAGCGGAGTTCCGCGCGACGCTGGACCCGGTTGCGATAGTCAACGACCGGCGTACCGTGGGCGGGCCGCAGCCTGTGGAGATGGAGCGCATGCTGAAAGAGGCGAACGGGAAACTTGCGCAACAAAGCGAGTGGATTGCCGACCAGCGGAGGATTATCGATTCGTCGCTGGCCAAGCTCGATCGCGATTTCGACAAGCTCCTGCCGAAGCAGTAA
- a CDS encoding amino acid ABC transporter permease — translation MQLDFTPAFAGWADIAHGALVTVEVTAAALVLSCLLGLLIGIGRLYPQRRLVYGFCTGYLIFFRGTPLLVQLFLLFFGLPQFDILLPAFVCGMLGLGLYSAAYVSEIVRGAIQSVDRGQMEAARSIGMSSGQAMRAIILPQAIVRMIPPLGNEFIALIKNSALVSLLTIHDLMHEGQKIISVSYRSLEVYIVIALVYLVLTQTTNFILHRAERRLRAGGMVQ, via the coding sequence ATGCAACTCGACTTCACGCCGGCGTTCGCCGGTTGGGCCGATATCGCGCACGGGGCGCTGGTCACAGTGGAAGTGACCGCCGCCGCGCTCGTGCTCTCGTGCCTGCTCGGCCTCCTGATCGGTATCGGCCGGCTCTATCCGCAGCGGCGGCTCGTCTACGGCTTCTGCACCGGCTATTTGATCTTCTTTCGCGGCACGCCGCTGCTCGTGCAGTTGTTCCTGCTGTTCTTCGGCTTGCCGCAGTTCGACATCCTGCTGCCCGCGTTCGTGTGCGGCATGCTCGGGCTCGGACTGTATTCGGCAGCCTATGTGTCGGAGATCGTGCGCGGCGCGATTCAGTCCGTGGATCGCGGACAAATGGAAGCGGCGCGGTCCATCGGCATGTCGTCGGGACAGGCCATGCGTGCGATCATTTTGCCGCAGGCCATCGTGCGCATGATTCCGCCGCTCGGCAACGAGTTCATCGCGCTGATCAAGAACTCGGCCCTGGTGTCGCTGCTGACGATTCACGATCTCATGCACGAAGGCCAGAAGATCATCAGCGTGTCCTACCGGTCGCTGGAGGTCTATATCGTGATCGCGCTCGTGTACCTCGTGCTCACGCAGACGACCAACTTCATTCTTCATCGCGCCGAGCGTCGGCTGCGCGCAGGGGGCATGGTGCAATGA
- a CDS encoding amidohydrolase gives MNSKGLSRRGFLELACASLATAALPRTAAAEETWSSGSERPSFVLPEHAVDCHMHIYDDRFPVAPGTKLRPPNATVEQYRQLQTRLGIRRNVVVTPSTYGTDNRCTVEALKRFGNDARGIAVVDTSVTDDELHALNDAGVRGIRFNLSYPGATTLEMLAPLAKRIAPMGWHVELVVQGAKLPQLEGHLAALPCPLVIDHIAHVPQPGGAASDALRTVQRLVERGNTWITLSGPYVDSKTGAPGYEDVAPVARALIAMAPERMLWGTDWPHPTQTSSKPDDASLVDVIAGWIDRPEWRQMIFVTNPTRLYGFDAV, from the coding sequence ATGAACAGCAAGGGTCTGTCGCGACGCGGCTTTCTGGAACTGGCTTGCGCGTCCCTCGCGACGGCCGCGCTGCCTCGCACGGCGGCGGCCGAGGAAACGTGGTCGAGCGGTTCGGAGCGACCGTCCTTCGTATTGCCGGAGCATGCCGTCGATTGTCACATGCATATCTATGACGATCGCTTTCCGGTGGCGCCTGGCACCAAGCTGCGGCCGCCCAATGCGACGGTCGAGCAGTATCGGCAGTTGCAGACGCGGCTCGGGATACGACGCAACGTCGTCGTGACGCCATCGACATACGGCACCGACAACCGATGCACGGTGGAAGCGTTGAAGCGCTTCGGCAACGACGCGCGCGGCATTGCTGTGGTCGATACGTCGGTGACCGATGACGAGCTTCATGCGTTGAACGACGCCGGCGTGCGCGGCATTCGCTTCAACCTGAGCTATCCCGGCGCGACGACGCTGGAGATGCTCGCTCCGCTCGCAAAGCGCATCGCTCCGATGGGATGGCATGTCGAACTCGTCGTGCAAGGCGCGAAGCTGCCGCAACTGGAGGGGCACCTCGCGGCGCTGCCTTGCCCGCTCGTCATCGACCATATCGCGCATGTGCCGCAGCCCGGCGGAGCCGCGAGCGACGCGCTACGCACGGTGCAGCGTCTCGTCGAGAGGGGCAACACGTGGATCACGTTGTCGGGGCCGTACGTGGATAGCAAGACCGGCGCGCCCGGTTATGAAGACGTGGCGCCGGTCGCCAGGGCACTCATCGCCATGGCCCCCGAGCGCATGCTCTGGGGCACGGACTGGCCGCATCCGACGCAGACATCGAGCAAGCCGGACGACGCCAGCCTGGTCGATGTCATCGCGGGCTGGATCGACAGGCCGGAGTGGCGGCAGATGATATTCGTGACGAATCCGACGAGGCTTTACGGCTTCGATGCCGTGTAG